A region from the Triticum urartu cultivar G1812 chromosome 1, Tu2.1, whole genome shotgun sequence genome encodes:
- the LOC125508682 gene encoding basic transcription factor 3-like, producing MNVEKLKKMAGAVRTGGKGSMRRKKKAVHKTTTTDDKRLQSTLKRVGVNTIPGIEEVNIFKDDVVIQFLNPKVQASIGANTWVVSGTPQTKKLQDLLPSIINQLGPDNLDNLRRLAEQFQKQVPGGAAGIEAGASAGAAQADDDDDVPELVPGETFEEAAEEKKAES from the exons ATGAATGTTGAAAAGCTCAAGAAGATGGCAGGTGCCGTGCGCACCGGAGGGAAGGGTAGCATGCGCAG GAAGAAGAAGGCTGTACACAAGACCACAACTACAGATGACAAAAGGCTCCAGAGTACGCTGAAAAGAGTAGGAGTGAACACCATCCCTGGTATCGAAGAGGTCAACATCTTTAAGGATGATGTGGTTATTCAGTTTCTCAATCCTAAAG TGCAAGCTTCGATTGGTGCTAATACATGGGTGGTCAGTGGAACTCCACAGACAAAGA AACTGCAAGATCTGCTGCCATCAATTATCAATCAACTTG GTCCTGACAACTTGGACAACCTGCGGAGGCTTGCAGAGCAATTCCAAAAGCAGGTCCCTGGTGGTGCTGCTGGCATCGAGGCTGGTGCCAGTGCAGGTGCTGCTCAGGCtgacgacgatgatgatgttccTGAGCTTGTCCCTGGAGAGACATTTGAAGAGGCCGCTGAAGAGAAAAAGGCAGAGTCGTGA